The Pseudomonas baetica genome includes a region encoding these proteins:
- a CDS encoding tail fiber assembly protein has protein sequence MSRYALTVTATGYTVVLQVLETDGSVPATPADEPSSVWREVPDGMIVEPGMKTDWGSTYSDTSDYERQAFTSGRIQLRLDQASRWLMFNPLQYKLDLEIATAAEAAALVAYKQYYIAVTEVINQNAFPTINWPVAPF, from the coding sequence ATGAGTCGTTACGCACTTACAGTTACAGCAACGGGTTACACCGTCGTTCTTCAGGTATTGGAGACTGACGGGAGTGTGCCTGCAACGCCTGCAGATGAGCCGAGTTCAGTTTGGCGAGAAGTTCCCGATGGCATGATTGTGGAGCCAGGAATGAAGACGGATTGGGGTTCGACCTACAGTGATACTTCTGATTATGAGCGACAGGCCTTTACTTCTGGACGCATACAGCTGCGCCTTGACCAGGCTTCCCGCTGGCTGATGTTCAATCCATTGCAATACAAGCTGGATCTCGAGATCGCCACTGCGGCAGAAGCGGCTGCACTGGTTGCATACAAGCAGTACTACATTGCCGTCACCGAAGTGATAAACCAAAACGCATTTCCGACGATCAACTGGCCAGTCGCTCCGTTCTGA
- a CDS encoding protein-L-isoaspartate(D-aspartate) O-methyltransferase: MTSQRTRERLIQRLYEEGLSNAKVLEVIRRTPRHLFVDEALAHRAYEDTALPIGHNQTISQPYMVARMSELLLEAGPLDKVLEIGTGSGYQTAVLSQLVERVFSVERIKVLQDRAKERLVELNLRNVVFRWGDGWEGWPALAPYNGIIVTAVATDVPQALLDQLAPGGRLVIPVGSGEVQQLMLIVREENGFSRHVLGAVRFVPLLNGPLA; this comes from the coding sequence ATGACGTCCCAGCGCACGCGAGAGCGACTGATCCAGCGTCTGTACGAAGAGGGTCTGTCCAACGCCAAGGTGCTGGAAGTGATCCGCCGCACGCCGCGTCACCTGTTCGTCGACGAAGCGCTGGCACACCGTGCTTATGAAGACACGGCACTACCGATCGGACACAACCAGACCATCTCCCAGCCTTATATGGTGGCGCGCATGAGCGAGCTGCTGCTGGAAGCGGGGCCGCTGGATAAAGTGTTGGAAATCGGCACCGGTTCCGGTTACCAGACGGCGGTGTTGTCGCAACTGGTGGAGCGGGTGTTTTCGGTTGAGCGCATCAAAGTGCTGCAGGATCGCGCCAAGGAGCGTCTGGTCGAGCTGAATCTGCGCAACGTGGTGTTTCGTTGGGGCGATGGCTGGGAAGGCTGGCCGGCGCTGGCGCCTTATAACGGCATCATCGTCACCGCGGTGGCCACTGATGTGCCACAGGCCTTGCTCGATCAATTGGCTCCGGGCGGGCGTCTGGTGATTCCGGTCGGCTCGGGAGAAGTGCAGCAACTGATGTTGATTGTGCGTGAAGAAAACGGTTTTTCCCGACACGTTCTGGGCGCTGTTCGGTTTGTGCCTTTGCTTAACGGTCCACTGGCCTGA
- a CDS encoding peptidoglycan DD-metalloendopeptidase family protein yields MSLTVIAQRMGNTSFQRLVTGLVLSTLLVGCSSTKSSNVRVVDRNAVAQRPTVTTGQYVVRPGDTMFSIAFRYGWDYKALAARNNIPTPYTIHPGQTIRFDGRTGSTPTAVVSNSSSSPSSSSKTTVIRRQANGTTTTTVTGSGAGSATAVPSVASKSAPASLPPAGPAPTGWGWPSNGILIGKFSSNGSLNKGIDIAGDLGQPVLAASDGTVVYAGSGLRGYGELVIIKHSETYVSAYGHNRRLLVREGQQVKVGQTIAEMGSTGTDRVKLHFEIRRQGKPVDPLQFLPRR; encoded by the coding sequence GTGAGTCTCACAGTCATTGCGCAGCGTATGGGTAACACGAGCTTTCAGCGCCTGGTGACTGGCCTCGTCTTGAGCACCTTGCTGGTCGGTTGCTCCAGCACCAAATCGAGCAACGTCAGGGTGGTCGATCGCAATGCGGTCGCGCAACGTCCTACAGTTACGACCGGACAGTACGTAGTCCGTCCGGGCGATACGATGTTTTCCATCGCGTTTCGCTACGGCTGGGACTACAAAGCCCTCGCGGCCAGGAACAATATTCCTACGCCATATACGATCCATCCGGGTCAGACAATTCGCTTCGATGGCCGTACCGGTTCAACGCCAACGGCGGTGGTGAGCAACAGCAGTTCCTCACCGTCCTCGTCGAGTAAAACCACAGTAATCCGGCGCCAGGCGAATGGCACGACGACCACCACTGTGACGGGCTCCGGGGCCGGTTCTGCGACAGCGGTACCGTCCGTCGCCAGCAAATCCGCACCCGCATCACTGCCGCCGGCAGGCCCGGCCCCGACGGGCTGGGGATGGCCATCTAATGGCATTCTCATTGGAAAATTCTCTTCAAACGGTAGTTTGAATAAAGGAATTGATATCGCCGGAGATTTGGGACAGCCTGTTTTAGCTGCGTCTGATGGGACGGTGGTATACGCCGGGAGTGGCTTAAGGGGCTACGGCGAATTAGTCATCATCAAACACAGCGAAACCTACGTAAGTGCTTACGGTCACAACCGTCGGCTGTTGGTTCGGGAGGGACAGCAGGTCAAGGTCGGACAGACAATTGCCGAAATGGGGTCAACGGGTACAGACCGGGTGAAACTGCATTTTGAGATTCGCCGACAAGGTAAACCTGTAGATCCGCTGCAGTTCCTGCCAAGACGTTGA
- the fdxA gene encoding ferredoxin FdxA, with product MTFVVTDNCIKCKYTDCVEVCPVDCFYEGPNFLVIHPDECIDCALCEPECPAVAIFSEDEVPEEMQEFIQLNVELAEIWPNITEKKESLPDAEEWDGVKGKIKDLER from the coding sequence ATGACCTTCGTCGTCACCGACAACTGCATCAAGTGCAAGTACACCGACTGCGTAGAAGTCTGTCCGGTGGACTGCTTTTACGAAGGCCCGAACTTCCTGGTGATTCACCCGGATGAGTGCATTGACTGCGCCCTGTGCGAACCAGAATGCCCGGCCGTAGCCATTTTCTCCGAGGACGAGGTTCCAGAAGAGATGCAGGAGTTCATTCAGTTGAACGTCGAGCTGGCCGAAATCTGGCCGAACATCACCGAGAAGAAAGAATCGCTGCCGGACGCCGAAGAGTGGGATGGCGTCAAAGGCAAGATCAAAGACCTCGAACGCTGA
- the mutS gene encoding DNA mismatch repair protein MutS: MSDLSSHTPMMQQYWRLKNQHPDQLMFYRMGDFYEIFYEDAKKAAKLLDITLTARGQSAGQAIPMCGIPYHAAEGYLAKLVKLGESVVICEQVGDPATSKGPVERQVVRILTPGTVSDEALLDERRDNLIAALLGDERLFGLAVLDITSGNFSVSEIKGWENLLAELERINPVELLIPDDWPRDLPAEKRRGVSRRAPWDFERDSALKSLCQQFSTQDLKGFGCENLTLAIGAAGCLLAYAKETQRTALPHLRSLRHERLDDTVVLDGASRRNLELDTNLAGGRDNTLQSVVDRCQTAMGSRLLTRWLNRPLRDLTVLLARQTSITCLLDRYRFEKLQPQLKEIGDIERILARIGLRNARPRDLARLRDALGALPELQVAMTDLEAPHLQSLATITSTYPELAALLEKAIIDNPPAVIRDGGVLKTGYDSELDELQSLSENAGQFLIDLEAREKARTGLSHLKVGYNRIHGYFIELPSKQAESAPADYIRRQTLKGAERFITPELKEFEDKALSAKSRALAREKMLYEALLEDLISQLPPLQDTASALAELDVLSNLAERALNLDLNCPRFVTEPCMRITQGRHPVVEQVLTTPFVANDLSLDDNTRMLVITGPNMGGKSTYMRQTALIVLLAHIGSFVPAASCELSLVDRIFTRIGSSDDLAGGRSTFMVEMSETANILHNATERSLVLMDEVGRGTSTFDGLSLAWAAAERLAHLRAYTLFATHYFELTVLPEAEPLVANVHLNATEHNERIVFLHHVLPGPASQSYGLAVAQLAGVPSEVIVRAREHLSRLEETALPHEAPKPAAKGKPATPQQSDMFASLPHPVLDELAKLDLDDLTPRRALEMLYALKNRI; the protein is encoded by the coding sequence ATTTCTGACCTGTCCTCCCACACTCCGATGATGCAGCAGTACTGGCGCCTGAAGAATCAGCACCCGGATCAGCTGATGTTCTACCGCATGGGCGACTTCTACGAGATCTTCTACGAAGACGCGAAGAAGGCCGCCAAGTTGCTCGACATCACCCTGACCGCGCGCGGACAGTCGGCGGGGCAGGCGATTCCGATGTGTGGGATTCCTTACCACGCGGCGGAAGGCTATCTGGCGAAGCTGGTCAAGCTTGGCGAATCCGTGGTGATCTGCGAGCAGGTCGGCGATCCAGCGACCAGCAAAGGCCCGGTTGAGCGTCAGGTCGTGCGCATCCTCACGCCGGGCACGGTCAGTGATGAGGCGCTGCTCGACGAGCGCCGCGACAACTTGATCGCTGCACTGCTGGGTGACGAGCGCCTGTTCGGTCTGGCCGTACTGGACATCACCAGTGGTAACTTCAGCGTCTCGGAAATCAAAGGTTGGGAGAACCTGCTCGCGGAACTGGAGCGGATCAATCCGGTTGAATTGCTGATCCCGGATGACTGGCCAAGGGACCTGCCAGCGGAAAAACGCCGTGGCGTCAGTCGTCGTGCGCCGTGGGATTTCGAGCGTGATTCAGCACTGAAAAGTCTTTGCCAGCAGTTCTCCACCCAAGACCTGAAGGGCTTTGGTTGCGAGAACCTGACCCTGGCCATCGGCGCTGCCGGTTGCCTGTTGGCGTACGCCAAGGAAACCCAGCGCACCGCCCTGCCCCATCTGCGCAGCCTGCGCCACGAACGTCTCGACGACACGGTGGTGCTGGACGGTGCGAGCCGTCGCAACCTCGAACTCGACACCAACCTGGCCGGTGGTCGCGACAACACCCTGCAATCGGTGGTCGATCGCTGCCAGACCGCCATGGGCAGCCGTTTGCTGACTCGCTGGCTGAATCGCCCGTTGCGCGATCTGACCGTATTGCTGGCGCGCCAGACCTCGATCACTTGTCTGCTCGATCGCTACCGTTTCGAAAAGCTGCAACCGCAGCTCAAGGAAATCGGCGACATCGAGCGGATTCTCGCGCGGATCGGCCTGCGCAACGCGCGTCCTCGTGACCTTGCCCGGCTGCGCGACGCCCTTGGCGCCCTGCCTGAATTGCAAGTGGCGATGACCGATCTGGAAGCGCCGCACCTGCAGAGTCTGGCGACAATCACCAGCACCTATCCGGAGCTGGCGGCGTTGCTGGAAAAAGCCATCATCGACAATCCGCCTGCGGTCATACGTGACGGCGGCGTGCTGAAAACCGGCTACGACAGCGAACTCGACGAGCTGCAATCGTTGAGCGAGAACGCCGGCCAGTTCCTCATCGATCTGGAAGCCCGCGAAAAAGCCCGAACGGGTCTGAGCCATTTGAAAGTCGGCTACAACCGCATTCACGGCTACTTCATCGAGCTGCCGAGCAAGCAGGCTGAATCGGCGCCAGCGGATTACATCCGGCGCCAGACGCTCAAAGGCGCCGAACGCTTCATCACGCCTGAGCTGAAAGAGTTCGAAGACAAGGCCCTCTCTGCCAAGAGCCGTGCCTTGGCGCGCGAGAAGATGCTTTACGAAGCGCTGCTGGAAGATCTGATCAGCCAGTTGCCACCGCTACAGGACACCGCCAGCGCACTGGCTGAACTGGACGTGTTGAGCAACCTCGCCGAGCGTGCGCTGAACCTCGACCTGAACTGCCCGCGCTTCGTCACCGAGCCTTGCATGCGCATCACCCAGGGACGTCACCCGGTGGTCGAGCAGGTACTGACCACGCCGTTCGTGGCCAACGACCTGAGCCTGGACGACAACACGCGCATGTTGGTGATCACCGGCCCGAACATGGGCGGTAAATCCACCTACATGCGCCAAACCGCACTGATCGTGTTGCTGGCGCATATCGGCAGCTTCGTGCCGGCCGCCAGTTGCGAACTGTCGCTGGTCGATCGCATTTTCACCCGTATCGGTTCCAGCGATGACCTCGCGGGCGGCCGCTCGACCTTCATGGTCGAAATGAGCGAGACCGCGAACATCCTGCACAACGCCACCGAGCGCAGCCTTGTGCTGATGGACGAAGTCGGTCGCGGCACCAGCACCTTCGACGGTCTGTCGCTGGCGTGGGCTGCGGCGGAGCGCCTGGCCCATCTGCGTGCCTATACGCTGTTCGCTACGCACTACTTCGAACTGACCGTGTTGCCGGAAGCCGAGCCATTGGTGGCCAACGTCCACCTCAACGCCACCGAGCACAACGAACGCATCGTGTTCCTGCACCACGTACTGCCCGGCCCTGCCAGCCAGAGTTACGGTCTGGCAGTGGCGCAATTGGCCGGTGTGCCGAGTGAAGTGATCGTGCGTGCCCGCGAGCATTTGAGCCGACTGGAAGAAACCGCTTTGCCCCATGAAGCGCCGAAACCTGCTGCCAAGGGCAAACCGGCGACGCCACAGCAAAGCGACATGTTCGCCAGCCTGCCGCATCCGGTACTCGATGAGCTGGCTAAACTGGATCTGGATGACCTGACCCCGCGTCGTGCGCTCGAAATGCTCTATGCATTGAAGAACCGGATATAA
- a CDS encoding IS4 family transposase, which yields MSVQQDLLDLGDLFNFCDLSTFTQNIPIEWVASALDLSSQATIRRRRLPADQVLWLVLGMALFRDEPVHEVARRLNICAQGLASDHLLARSGVTEARKRLGADPVEWLFRKTGTQWGAQRYPDDAWQDLQVFAVDGALLRTPDTPELRDHFGSGNTSTDRQTPFPMLRLVALMNVRSHLILDAQLSPYRRSEMRLADEFLQQIPDHSVTLFDKGFWSADLMLSLSGDGSHRHWLIPAKKGLVCEEVARYNEHDRLVRMKVSPQARKRNPTLPTHWEAREVSYEIQGKVKTVMTSLPAKIYSTKSVAKLYQERWEIELGFRDIKSSMQQNAMTLRSKKVDLIYQEVWGLLLAYNVIRREASQAAVAFGRAPSDIRFKPACQYIAVQLIVMAAANPVSATGRRLAELRKGVGGLFLDHRPRPSRPRTVKISKTRFPVDRKAAPLK from the coding sequence ATGTCTGTTCAACAGGACTTGCTCGACCTCGGCGACCTTTTCAACTTCTGTGACTTGAGCACATTCACTCAAAATATTCCCATCGAGTGGGTCGCGTCTGCGCTGGATCTGTCCAGCCAAGCCACTATCCGACGGCGTCGCTTGCCTGCCGACCAAGTGCTCTGGCTGGTGCTCGGCATGGCATTGTTTCGCGACGAGCCGGTTCATGAGGTCGCCCGACGTTTGAACATCTGCGCCCAAGGTCTGGCTTCTGACCATCTGTTGGCCCGTAGCGGTGTGACCGAGGCCCGCAAGCGGCTGGGGGCCGACCCGGTTGAGTGGTTGTTTCGCAAAACGGGTACTCAATGGGGCGCGCAGCGCTATCCCGATGATGCCTGGCAGGATCTGCAAGTATTTGCAGTCGATGGTGCGCTTCTGCGCACGCCGGATACGCCGGAGTTGCGAGACCATTTCGGTTCTGGAAACACCTCGACCGACCGCCAGACTCCCTTTCCCATGCTGCGCCTGGTGGCGCTGATGAATGTGCGTTCACACCTGATCCTGGATGCACAGCTTAGCCCTTACCGACGCAGCGAAATGCGTCTGGCCGATGAGTTTTTGCAGCAGATCCCCGACCACTCCGTGACGTTGTTCGATAAAGGGTTCTGGAGCGCCGATCTCATGCTCAGCCTGAGCGGCGACGGCAGTCACCGTCATTGGCTGATTCCGGCAAAAAAGGGATTGGTTTGCGAGGAGGTAGCCCGTTACAACGAGCATGATCGTTTGGTGCGTATGAAAGTGTCGCCGCAAGCCAGAAAGCGAAATCCGACTCTTCCTACACACTGGGAGGCGCGTGAAGTCAGTTATGAAATTCAAGGCAAAGTAAAAACAGTCATGACGTCGTTGCCGGCCAAGATCTACAGCACCAAGTCTGTTGCCAAGCTTTATCAGGAGCGCTGGGAAATCGAATTGGGCTTCAGGGATATCAAAAGCTCAATGCAGCAAAACGCAATGACCTTGCGCAGCAAAAAGGTCGATCTGATCTACCAGGAAGTGTGGGGGTTGTTGCTGGCTTACAACGTGATTCGTCGGGAGGCAAGTCAGGCAGCAGTCGCGTTTGGTCGAGCGCCGTCGGACATCCGTTTCAAGCCGGCTTGCCAGTACATCGCCGTGCAGTTGATCGTGATGGCAGCGGCCAATCCTGTTTCAGCGACGGGTAGACGGTTGGCGGAACTTAGAAAAGGCGTTGGCGGGCTGTTTCTGGATCACCGCCCAAGGCCTTCGAGGCCAAGGACGGTGAAGATTTCAAAAACCCGGTTTCCGGTGGACCGTAAGGCTGCTCCGCTTAAGTGA
- a CDS encoding XRE family transcriptional regulator — protein sequence MQKRNVASVLRALLDQHGISPTELHRRTGVPQSTLSRILSGKIVDPSDKHISKIAEYFNVSTDQLRGRADVAPSAGAARDDVHAELKDIMLWDDDTPVDDDEVSVPFLREVELAAGSGRFVIEESERSSLRFGKRSLRHNGVQFDQAKCVTVRGNSMLPVLRDGATVGVNAGKCGIGDIIDGDLYAINHNGQLRVKQLYRLPTGIRLRSFNRDEHPDEDYTFQEIQEEQIVILGHVFWWGMYAR from the coding sequence ATGCAAAAACGCAACGTAGCCTCCGTCTTAAGAGCACTGCTCGACCAGCACGGGATCTCCCCCACGGAGCTCCACCGTCGCACCGGCGTGCCTCAATCCACTCTCTCGCGGATTCTCAGCGGGAAGATCGTCGATCCTTCGGATAAACACATTTCGAAAATCGCCGAGTACTTCAATGTAAGCACCGATCAGTTGCGCGGGCGTGCCGATGTTGCGCCGTCGGCCGGTGCCGCGCGTGATGACGTGCATGCGGAACTCAAGGACATAATGCTGTGGGACGACGACACGCCTGTCGATGACGACGAGGTGTCGGTGCCCTTCCTTCGCGAGGTTGAATTGGCAGCAGGATCAGGAAGATTCGTCATCGAAGAGAGCGAGCGCTCCAGCCTGCGCTTCGGCAAGCGTAGCCTGCGCCATAACGGCGTGCAGTTCGACCAGGCCAAATGCGTGACGGTGCGCGGCAACAGCATGTTGCCGGTGCTGCGTGACGGTGCCACGGTCGGCGTGAACGCGGGCAAGTGCGGCATCGGCGACATCATCGATGGCGACCTTTATGCGATCAATCACAACGGCCAGTTGCGGGTGAAGCAACTCTATCGTCTGCCTACAGGCATTCGCCTGCGCAGCTTCAACCGTGACGAACACCCGGATGAGGACTATACCTTCCAGGAAATCCAGGAAGAGCAGATCGTCATCCTCGGTCACGTCTTCTGGTGGGGCATGTACGCCCGCTAA
- a CDS encoding DUF4113 domain-containing protein, whose amino-acid sequence MAVMDKINESEGRGTLRSTGVPISPNWAMRRERMSKSHTARSMISGVSVSFRLHFF is encoded by the coding sequence ATGGCGGTGATGGATAAGATCAACGAAAGTGAGGGGCGGGGAACGCTGCGGTCTACAGGCGTACCGATCAGTCCCAATTGGGCAATGCGGCGCGAAAGGATGAGTAAAAGCCATACGGCAAGATCGATGATCTCTGGCGTGTCAGTCAGCTTTAGACTGCATTTTTTTTAG
- a CDS encoding Abi family protein, translated as MKLAERGMLLRDPLRAQRKLTQVGYYRLSGYWSPALKYIRNEDGGYDKSNDFQANTSFDSIFSFYLFDKKLRQEISCAIERIEIYLRTIIAHELGRTDPLAHENKKNFSKFATTPEEENYESDFDLWHKKHTSLLHESREESIRSHIDSGKPIPIWVASEAWTFGTISKLYSMLNGANQKLICDRLGIDDRVVLDNWLINLNGTRNRCAHHSRVCNRPNHRTLKAPKLGYFNLLQLGQFELNKLYGLISVIWFLVQKIGPSSNWILRIADLIDNKPNANGLTLRSMGFKTDAFPRHLFKLPVLRSDISASNPDPLEDAITKTVDVIGTLENSQKLLNDVRITDEHIEKIMNLALKLEDLKKMQSKAD; from the coding sequence ATGAAACTCGCAGAGCGGGGGATGCTCTTGCGCGATCCATTAAGAGCTCAAAGGAAGTTGACTCAAGTCGGTTATTATCGACTATCTGGATACTGGTCTCCAGCTCTGAAATATATAAGAAATGAAGATGGCGGATATGATAAATCAAACGACTTTCAGGCCAACACCAGCTTCGATTCCATTTTTTCTTTCTACCTATTTGATAAAAAGCTAAGACAAGAAATTTCTTGCGCTATAGAACGCATCGAAATTTACCTGCGAACAATCATTGCACACGAACTTGGGCGCACTGACCCACTCGCCCATGAAAACAAGAAAAATTTTTCAAAATTTGCCACCACCCCCGAAGAAGAAAATTACGAATCCGACTTCGATTTGTGGCATAAGAAACATACATCCTTATTACACGAAAGCCGCGAAGAAAGCATTAGGTCTCACATTGACTCAGGCAAACCAATACCTATTTGGGTAGCGTCTGAAGCTTGGACCTTTGGTACCATATCCAAACTTTACAGCATGCTCAATGGTGCAAACCAGAAACTAATTTGCGATAGGCTAGGGATTGATGACCGAGTAGTTCTTGATAACTGGCTCATTAATTTAAACGGAACTCGAAATAGATGCGCGCATCACTCCCGAGTATGCAACAGACCAAACCACCGCACTTTAAAAGCACCTAAGCTTGGCTACTTCAATCTACTACAGCTTGGGCAATTCGAATTAAACAAGCTTTATGGACTGATATCTGTAATTTGGTTTTTAGTTCAGAAAATAGGCCCGAGTTCGAATTGGATACTCCGTATTGCAGATCTCATTGATAACAAACCTAACGCAAACGGACTCACTTTAAGATCGATGGGTTTCAAAACTGACGCGTTCCCTCGACACTTATTCAAGCTCCCTGTGCTCCGTTCAGACATCTCAGCTTCCAACCCTGACCCTCTTGAAGACGCAATAACAAAAACTGTCGACGTAATAGGAACCCTTGAAAACTCACAAAAACTTCTAAATGACGTGAGAATCACTGACGAGCATATTGAAAAAATCATGAATTTGGCTTTAAAACTGGAAGACCTAAAAAAAATGCAGTCTAAAGCTGACTGA
- a CDS encoding phage holin family protein → MTSEQQALADMPIWLVILLAVVGGVSGEMWRADKEGARGWSLLRRLALRSGACMICGVSAIMLLYAAGLSIWAAGAFGCLTAMAGADVAIGLYERWAAKRIGVCEVPPRDQP, encoded by the coding sequence ATGACAAGCGAGCAACAAGCGTTGGCGGACATGCCGATCTGGCTGGTCATCCTCCTCGCCGTAGTGGGCGGGGTGTCCGGCGAAATGTGGCGCGCCGACAAGGAAGGCGCCCGCGGCTGGTCACTGCTGCGGCGCCTGGCCTTGCGCTCCGGCGCCTGCATGATCTGCGGCGTCTCGGCAATCATGCTGCTTTACGCTGCGGGATTGTCGATCTGGGCGGCCGGCGCATTCGGATGCCTGACCGCCATGGCCGGCGCCGATGTGGCCATCGGTCTCTACGAACGCTGGGCCGCCAAACGCATCGGCGTCTGCGAAGTCCCGCCGCGCGACCAGCCTTAA
- the rpoS gene encoding RNA polymerase sigma factor RpoS → MALSKEVPEFDIDDEVLLTEAGIDSESSMSNDEGAAPPSVRSKSKHSASLKQHKYIDYTRALDATQLYLNEIGFSPLLSPEEEVHFARLSQSGDPAGRKRMIESNLRLVVKIARRYVNRGLSLLDLIEEGNLGLIRAVEKFDPERGFRFSTYATWWIRQTIERAIMNQTRTIRLPIHVVKELNVYLRAARELTQKLDHEPSPEEIANLLEKPVGEVKRMLGLNERVSSVDVSLGPDSDKTLLDTLTDDRPTDPCELLQDDDLSQSIDQWLSELTDKQREVVIRRFGLRGHESSTLEDVGLEIGLTRERVRQIQVEGLKRLREILEKNGLSSESLFQ, encoded by the coding sequence ATGGCTCTCAGTAAAGAAGTGCCGGAGTTTGACATCGACGATGAGGTTCTCCTTACGGAGGCCGGCATCGATTCGGAATCTTCGATGTCGAATGATGAAGGGGCTGCTCCACCTTCCGTTCGTTCCAAATCCAAACACTCCGCTTCACTTAAACAACATAAGTACATCGATTACACGCGGGCACTTGATGCCACGCAGTTGTATCTCAACGAAATCGGCTTTTCCCCACTGCTCTCTCCGGAGGAAGAAGTTCATTTTGCGCGCTTGTCGCAAAGTGGCGATCCTGCCGGGCGCAAGCGCATGATTGAAAGTAACCTGCGGCTGGTGGTCAAAATCGCCCGGCGTTACGTCAATCGGGGGCTGTCGTTGCTGGATCTGATCGAAGAGGGCAACCTCGGCTTGATCCGCGCAGTGGAAAAGTTCGATCCCGAGCGCGGCTTTCGCTTCTCGACTTACGCGACCTGGTGGATTCGTCAGACCATCGAGCGCGCAATCATGAATCAAACCCGGACCATCCGGTTGCCGATTCATGTGGTCAAGGAACTCAACGTGTACCTGCGGGCTGCACGGGAGCTGACCCAAAAGCTCGACCACGAACCTTCACCCGAAGAAATCGCCAACCTGCTGGAAAAGCCGGTTGGCGAGGTCAAGCGCATGCTCGGCCTGAACGAGCGGGTTTCTTCGGTCGACGTCTCGCTGGGTCCGGATTCGGATAAAACCCTGCTGGACACCCTTACTGATGATCGTCCGACAGATCCATGCGAACTGCTGCAGGATGACGACCTGTCACAGAGCATCGATCAATGGCTGTCGGAGCTGACCGACAAGCAGCGTGAGGTGGTGATTCGCCGCTTCGGCCTGCGCGGCCACGAGAGCAGCACGCTGGAAGATGTTGGCCTGGAGATCGGCCTGACCCGCGAACGGGTGAGACAGATCCAGGTGGAAGGCCTCAAGCGCCTGCGGGAAATTCTCGAGAAGAATGGCCTGTCGAGCGAGTCGCTGTTCCAGTAA
- the surE gene encoding 5'/3'-nucleotidase SurE, with protein MRILISNDDGVTAPGLAALYAALADYTECVVIAPEQDKSGASSSLTLDRPLHPQYLANGFISLNGTPTDCVHLGLNGLLEREPDMVVSGINLGANLGDDVLYSGTVAAALEGRFLERPSFAFSLVSRQVDNLSTAAYFARKLVEAHAGLDLPPRTVLNVNIPNLPIDHIRGIQLTRLGHRARAAAPMKVVDPRGKAGYWIAAAGDAEDGGPGTDFHAVMQGYVSITPLQLDRTFNDAFRSLDGWLEGLR; from the coding sequence ATGCGTATTCTGATTTCTAACGACGATGGGGTAACCGCACCCGGTCTCGCCGCGCTTTATGCTGCGCTGGCGGATTACACCGAGTGCGTGGTTATCGCCCCGGAGCAGGACAAAAGCGGCGCCAGCAGTTCGCTGACGCTCGACCGTCCGTTGCACCCGCAATACCTGGCCAACGGCTTCATCAGCCTCAACGGCACACCGACCGACTGCGTGCACCTGGGCCTTAACGGGTTGCTGGAGCGCGAGCCGGACATGGTCGTTTCCGGTATCAACCTCGGCGCCAATCTTGGCGATGATGTGTTGTATTCCGGGACAGTGGCGGCCGCCCTTGAAGGACGCTTTCTTGAGCGTCCGTCGTTCGCCTTTTCGCTGGTCTCACGCCAGGTGGATAATCTTTCCACGGCAGCTTACTTTGCGCGCAAGCTGGTCGAGGCCCATGCCGGGCTCGATCTGCCACCGCGCACGGTGCTCAACGTGAACATTCCCAATCTGCCAATCGACCACATTCGCGGCATTCAGCTGACCCGACTTGGCCACCGTGCCCGGGCGGCGGCGCCGATGAAAGTGGTCGACCCGCGCGGCAAGGCCGGTTACTGGATTGCGGCTGCCGGCGATGCCGAAGATGGCGGGCCGGGCACGGACTTTCATGCGGTGATGCAGGGTTATGTTTCGATCACGCCTTTGCAGCTCGATCGCACCTTCAACGATGCCTTCAGAAGTCTCGATGGCTGGCTGGAGGGGCTACGCTGA